The Euwallacea similis isolate ESF13 chromosome 12, ESF131.1, whole genome shotgun sequence region aaagACGCCTGGCACCATGGGCATGTGGATCCCATTAGGGACCATCGGGAAGgaaccacccttatttttcaaatttgtcacggactgtatgtccttccatacaACATTTTAATGTGATTTCGTTCACgttgaatgcatcttctgtcagTACACGCGACAGATCATCGGCAAAGTgaatttgggcgagctttaagtgattttattccgacttattaacaACACCTAAGTTCTTTACGCGAGTATCGTGACgtgcttttgatttatggagAGGCGTCACAAAATTCGGAAGAAACTGGGCACATTTacggtaatcgttatccagaaagaaaacctCCAGCtagacaaacatttgtgcacGTTTCCCGAAGGCTTCTGGATACAGGTAGCGTTGTTCCTACGTATAAAGGACGAGAAGTcggttctgaagccgaagaacggatattaaaccttattcaaaagagttcaacaaggCATATCCGGAGTGgagcatgcatggactcaaatggcGGACATTTCGAGcatttaatgtagcaaaaacaataataaatttgtgttctTGAGTGTGATGCGAGTGGTGGAAAATGTGTAACGTAACATGTTATGTTAATTaaagataacaataatttcaaggcaAATGActttccaaaataataaaataagaatcacatcatttttaaatttcatgaatttaagtgcattttgttaattatttactgTAAAACAtatcagacccaaaaaaaacgtgtaaaaaagcgaacccacttcatgcggctacttaggtagatacggaaatgaaataaatacgacgccacgttgccaattctcacaaaatttccggggaaatggttgtatttacgacgTCTTTTGTATggaactttttttgtttaaattgatgttcttaatcactggttaaatttacgaaagttagttcactaacgccctgtataaacaTGCAGCAGAAATTAAAGAGATACCTATAAAAAAAGTCAGCTTTTTCCCATACCAAACTTGTttcattttatgttaattGCTATTCATTTGTCAATATTTGAATCTCCGATACTATTTAGAAGCTTTTTCATCTCTTGAGTCTTTTCCATAGCCGCCAAGATTTTCCAGTTAAATCCAATGGAACATTATAACATACACACAACATACATTCACTCCTAGATTATTGGGAAACaccctgtttttttttaaatcaatgaTGCTTATAGGATGATCAATGGATAGTTTAGGCAAATGTAGCACTTCTTTTATTACAACTAAATCATTGCCTCCTTAACAACTGAATAGATGAACtttatattttcagaatttaagTATTCGGACTTTTCGTCGGTCCAGCACCATGATTGAGCCATCCACCAGTAAATCGatgttaacaaataaaatacaaaaagatgTTTCATCTAAAATGCCAGATTTGTTACctttgaataaaaagaaagCAGCCAGTTCCATTGTATTAGCTGCAGAAAACAATGACAATAATAACGTAGAAGCTAAGTTCTCAATGCTTAGGTATCAGAAGCCTCAGAATGcatcaactaaaaaaaattctgaaagtACTATTTTATATGAGAATGGCCAATCCAACAAGAGAAGTGGCATAAAGAAACTTGACAATTTAAACCATGATAAAGATGTAAACGCAAATGTGGCTATTGTCAGTTTTCAACATAGAACAATCAGTATGGAGAAACAGAAGTGCACTAGTCTTGGCACTAGTTCAATTGTTTCCATTGCAGAAGTTACTAATAATAGGAAGCGAACAGCTTTTGATTTGTTAAGTGCTACTCACTCTTGCATTGAAGAGGGTAAAATTAGAAAGATTGAGAGTGAGGAAAATAAGTACctaaatctagaaaaaaatgaaaaattatttgttaggTTGGTAAAGATGGACATATCAGACAAGTTAAACAAAAGCTTTTCAAACGATAAAAATGACGCCAAACTAAACTTAAATCTATCAAGAGATTTACCAGTTTCTAGAGTATCTTTAGTGAGACAACCAACAAAAAAGGTTTCAAAATCCGAACTTCagaagcaaaatttcattaacatCAACAAAACAGAGAGTATGAAAATGGAAGAAATGCTATTAAAGAAGTTTAAGAGGTCTCAAGAAAAACAGATATTGTTAGGGAACTCCCGACCCACATCAGACACTAGTGAGAGTGACATTGAACCTTATGTATATGAGAAGACAAACAAATCCGTGTAAGTTTGCTTGTTTTAATCATGGACTTCCGAATGGATACACACATGATGAATTCCAAAAAGTGCATGCTGAGTGCGATAATATTGCCGCCGAATACTGCCTGTGCCTATCTATTGTAACATTACCACACAGTAAATCAAGAACAGTCAAAAACTCGGTCATATTTTCGCACTAGTGCAAATGCCCGAACACGGCAATAGTTAAcaagaattttgtttatgcTCTACTTTTAACAGTTTTGTTCATTTCTTCTtctcttttgaaaaatattagaaattaaattgtttttgatttttagttACGAAACATATGAACAGGTAGAGGGGGATAATGGCCAAATGGTTCTGCAATGTTTGTTGTGTCCATTTAGCGGAGAAACATTTAAGCAAATGTCCTTACATTACAAATTTAAGCATAGGGAAACTCCCATAGAAGAAATGCACTTTTGCAACATAAAAAGctgcaaatttaaaaccattcATCGGggtaaatttgaaacatttatcaTAGATTTCCATTAGGTTCAGCTATTGTTCCATTTAGGCATGTTAAAATGGCACATGAGGAGGCACATGTTAGCCTCCGATAAACTTGAAACCGAAATATATCCGTGTACACAATGCGACAAAGTATTTGACCAACGTAAAGGGTTCCTTATACATCTAAAACATATGCACAAGGACCCGGTAGTCTCTGATTCAGACGCAGTTGATAAGACTGACTATCCGTGTGCCACCTGCAACTTTAGAACCTCGACCAAGCAAAACCTTAAGGCCCATATTTATAGGAGTCACATACCGGAAGAAGTGAAGCGCAAGTTCAAATGCAACATATGTGGATTCGAAACTAATTATAAAAGTAAGTGAAGTagtacatttaaaattttattattgaaagtTGCGTTATTTGCATGCTTCATTCGCGGATTTGGTGTTTATAATAACCCTCATGGTGATTTTAAAGTTCAGCTTGGTAGTTTTAGGCACATACATTTATGATTTGTTACTTGATTTGGTGTTGTGTAGTTTTGGTGCTGGCCCCCTACTAGGATTCTGCGCTTTAGTCTTGCGTCCCTTGCCAGATACATTATCTAACATAAATAgaggtttaaataaattgccaATGGATATTACAGAACTGAAGCGTCATAGCCGAATGGACTACTAATTGGCGGGtggtttgatttttttacaacataCTATCAGTTTTTCTTTCGTTTTAATGTGTGCCTAAACCTAAACTGACATACATTTTGATTGTTCTTGTCTGTTCAGCTGTGTGtacaaaaacatattaatttaacaacaGCCGTTCAGGGATACATTTGAGGGGATTGAAACGTCATTAAAGGAATATAGAGATTAACATAACAACGACTAATCTGAACTATTGATTTGATTTTGCTgctctttgaaaattttgattgggCGAAATGTTCTCTTCCAGGAGGGGATGATTGCCCTCTTTGTAGCATTTAAACATTCTTGTTCAATAAAAcgttgcaaatattttaaatttatatttcgaCTTCAGCCTGTGGGCCTAATCCCTTTGAAcgtatttggatttttaaaatttttacggaACTGAGgtgattttctaaatttaagtTACATATGATTTTCTTAGAATCCAATTTAGCCGACGGTTTAATTAAGATATTCGGGCAAAAAGATCCATCCCCAATATAGCAGgaaatagaattaaaagagTAGAGAGTAGAGTAATAATAAAACCGATAGTaacacaaaaatgaaaattttttctcaaattattgttttagattcatttaaaaaacatttgtcGCGGGTTCACCTTAAACAGGACAAATGAGACTGACGAATAACGTTCACATCAACAAATTATTTCAGGCTGGATTCCAGGGGTTATAGCTTCGGGATTCTtgtgtatttaatttataatttaattttctcttattATCTGCTTATTATGAGATTGATTCGATAAGAAGCAAATGTGTTTGTTCCTACAATTACCCTTTCTGTGTGTAAAAAACACTATGTCTCAATGTATTGCACTGCTTTATTGAACGGTGCACCAatctgataatttttaaaaaaataaataactaagcAAAAATGTAAACGTAAAACGATCAGCGAAATGGTATTTGCAGTAAACAGGACCTTGGAGTTTTGGAACCAATTTAACACATTTGTAATAGAGATTTTTAGTTCAGTCTCAATTCATGCAGCGTAAGCACAGGATCAGGTAAATTTAAGATATTatgaatttacaaaatatttatatataaccaaataggaattaaaaaaaaaatgcttattaagcgtgataaaaaatatatgagtGTATGTATAactatttttataagaaatattcGCACTTattcattcaaattaaatatctatAGAAATCAAGTACAGTACTTAtgtaaattaacatttagtACTCCAGTTAATATTTAATCCATGGGCCATGTTTTGTGCACCCTCTACTTCATATAACAATTCTTGACCCCTATTAATGTTCCGTTTTTCAAGAAGTACCAACCTTGGTAATGCATCCACTAGGACAGTGTTTGTATAGGTTGTCGCTCGTTATATGAGCCTCCGAAACATGCCAATCTCCTGTGTGCTGTCTATCAAAGAATCGAATTCTCCACCGATCACGTAGTAACTAAGTATGTCAAGGCAAGAAAGTACATacgaaaaactaaaatttaagtaCCAAGAGAACAGGAAAGATCCCTAGTAGctttaattattcataatgAAACTGGAGAaggtttgtaatttttctacTCATATACAGATGACAAACGTAAGAGTGTATTCACCGTTAAGAACTTTGAAAAGGGCGATTGTGTGATTGAATACAGTTGAGATTTTATTAACCTAATATAGGTTAGTGAAGAGAAAAGGCAGAATGCTCGAGATGAAACACTGGCTGTTATATATGTACTTTTTTAAGGGAAAGAATTAGATAAGCAGCAATCTTCACAGTCAAACTTGAGAATAGATACCAAAGTTAGTGTTTCTTCTAATAGAGAGCATTCGGAGGGGTCAAGAATTATTATATGATTATGGAGATTGAAAAAGAGTACCATAATAGTAATTATGTAGCTAAACATAGCTAAAtacatttgatttaaaagtttatatttgaagaaaattgtgcGTTTGTGGATATCTTTGAAATGCGATTAGGTTTTCATGTTTCTTTTTACTGCAGGCAAAAGTTTAGTGATTATGTCTTAAgatgtttatttgaattaatataAATGATTTAGGAAATTAAGAATGTggacaatataaaaaattatacactGTACACTTTAAAGATTATGCGTAGAACACGATATTTAAGGTTGAAACTGTATACAAATCATCCTCTATACTGtaataaatggaaatataGGACGTCTCTTGAGTAGAAGCTGTGTTCAAAGTAAAGCAGTTACTAAACGGCTTCTAAGGCATTATGGCGTTctgtaattttgtttgtaattaGTGCCTTCAACTTATGGACtgtttaaatagaaaatttatatgaaagatgttgaaaatcaaatattttattatatattattggTGTTGCTGAACCGGGATCACCAACAGTTTTACTGCCGATAGTAATATACAGCGTGTCTGGTAAGTAAGCCTATTCCTTTGAATGAGCAAAGAATATTCCCTTAGAGCGACCTATCCACACTAGTTGCTTGCTAGTGCTCGTTATTCGGGATTGGTCGAATACCACTTGTGCGTGCGCATCTTAATAATACATCAGAAATGATAAGCCACTGATAAGAACTGTTCATTCGAAAACTATCAGCTTTCGCACAGTCAACACATCTTCAATCTATAATAAATGGACTTATACTCGACAAAGGTATACGTCTACTTACCCGAAATTCTGTTATGAATTTGTAGCTCAACATTTTATCTTCGTCGTGTAGaaagaggaatatttttatgatcgTAAATATTAGATTATCTTATTTTGTACGTAGAGATTACTTATATTTTAACAGGTAGCAATATAGATTTGAACATCTTTGGACCTTGTAggtatacaaaaaatttaaagggaaTTCAATTATTAGTGgtattttatatgaagttcATGCCATGAAATTGCTTTTAGACCTTTTAGTACATTAACTTAATGTATCTTCAATTTGAATGTAGGAATAAGATAAGTTTATGTCAACCttttaaattgacaataaCGTATAATTGAATAGCAAAAGTTCCTTTTTGCGATAGTGGTTTAAGGATTTAATGCTTGCCTTTATTTAAGTTTGACAACATTTGACAGGTTTTTAGTCATCTTTTTATGTGTATAAACACCCATTATCCCAACATTGCATAGTTCAATATC contains the following coding sequences:
- the LOC136412700 gene encoding myoneurin-like — encoded protein: MIEPSTSKSMLTNKIQKDVSSKMPDLLPLNKKKAASSIVLAAENNDNNNVEAKFSMLRYQKPQNASTKKNSESTILYENGQSNKRSGIKKLDNLNHDKDVNANVAIVSFQHRTISMEKQKCTSLGTSSIVSIAEVTNNRKRTAFDLLSATHSCIEEGKIRKIESEENKYLNLEKNEKLFVRLVKMDISDKLNKSFSNDKNDAKLNLNLSRDLPVSRVSLVRQPTKKVSKSELQKQNFININKTESMKMEEMLLKKFKRSQEKQILLGNSRPTSDTSESDIEPYVYEKTNKSVYETYEQVEGDNGQMVLQCLLCPFSGETFKQMSLHYKFKHRETPIEEMHFCNIKSCKFKTIHRGMLKWHMRRHMLASDKLETEIYPCTQCDKVFDQRKGFLIHLKHMHKDPVVSDSDAVDKTDYPCATCNFRTSTKQNLKAHIYRSHIPEEVKRKFKCNICGFETNYKNSFKKHLSRVHLKQDK